From Danio rerio strain Tuebingen ecotype United States chromosome 2, GRCz12tu, whole genome shotgun sequence:
TCAAAAACGTTCAGTTTGCTAACAAAATTCAATTATTTTGTGATTAGTTTcgttaaaaaagtaaacaaacccACTCACCTGAATTGTCTGTCGGTTGTACACCTTCACAACGTGAAAGCTGAAGCTGTAAATGCCTCGCCGAGGGGCTTGGAAAACACTCGCCTTTAGGTCGAAATGATTCCCAATATTCACAAGTACCTGCAAAAAGGTGTTTGTTCACTTAGTTAACGTGGAGACTGCATGCCATAGCGCATAAATATGCGCAAATGTGAAAGCAGGGTCTGACCTGATCAAAGTAGATTGTCATGGACTTGTTACTCATTTCTGACGGTTCATGGTTAGTTCCTCTGACTGCAGAAAATGCCACTTTAGCACCAGCAGCTCGGACGGATATCCCAAACGACGAGGTCACTCCTCCTTCGGCGGACGGGTTCGAGTCACAAACAACTAAACATTTCCCTTCCAAAACTACGGGTTCTGTCTCATTCTGTCCGAGGGAAAACGCCACTCCGCATCCCATAAGAAGGGTGGAGGCCAGCACGGCCAAAGAGCCCGGTTCCCTGGCTCTCAACATGACTGTGAAAGACCTGAGCCGAAATACTAACGAGCACTCTTTGGAGATCTGTGAAGACGACagtacctctctctctctttctctctctcctcactctctctctcaatcTTCCTCTCTCCTCTCCACACTCTCTCTCATCTCATCCATATATAGCATATATTGGAAAACGCCCTGATTTTTAGCATGTGCTAAAGATTATTGCGCAATAATTTCAGTGGTTAAAAGTATGTATTAAACTACACGTAAACATAACATTTACAAATCGATTCATTAATAAAACATTGCTACTAATAAAGTCAAATATTAGCGTTTAATTCCATAATACTGTATTCAATTAAATGTACAGTTCTACAttctatttttttcatttatttaaagcatGTAAAGCATTAACTGATGACTAAATATATGGTCGtgtaatttattacaataaaaaaataaataaaaaagtggctGTCCACTGGCGATATCCCACTGTTTGGAGCTGAGGTTCAGAAAGTAATATGATACTATTGCTCCATCCAGTGGTTATAAAAAGATATTAAAGCATGATGTTGAACGAGGAAATTCATGTTTAGCACTTTCAGCAAATTCTCATAtgcaaacaaaatgtaaattaaatgcaATGTGTTAAACCAGGGAAGATAACGACTAATCATAAACTCAAGCTAAATACCTACAGTAGTTGACATTTAGTGTAACACATTAATGCGTTAACATTAATGCGTTAGCTTAAAAGTTGTGTTATAGAAAGTATTGGGTCTGTTAATGCTCATCAATATAGCTATTTTTTCaatcctcaaaaaaaaaacaaaaaaaaaacacgtgaacacagggcgaacatgcaaactccacacagatatgccaactgacccagctgagactcaaaccagcgaccttgctgtaaagcgacagcgctactcactgcaccactgtgtcaccatatacatacatataagtTTGATGAATAGCATcataaaacaagacaattttcAAAGTCAACCTGAGCTTCAGGAAAAAAGGAAGGTAGCATCTCCTAAAACAAGTTATGctgataattatattaaaaacttttttttttttaatttgatcttGAGCCTCACGGATGATTCAGAATTTACATTTGTTCACACATACATGCAATTTATTTTACCAGTCTAAATTCGTATAACatattgtaaagttttttttagtcTAATGCTGTGGCAAATTTAAAGAAATATTGATTAATCAGACTTTCAGACCACAAAGTGCCATCAATTTTTGATTAATAGTTTTGTTCTTGGCTAATTTGGACATTGTCCTAATGAAAGATTAGAAATGTAGCAAACAAATGCAAGGTCTCTTGTAGTTTTTCCTTGTGTTCTGCAGCAGCATTGTTTCTCTTGTTTTAACAAGATGCTGATGAAAAGCAGCAACACAAGGAACAGCAGTTTAGGAGAAGGCAACTGGGACCATATTAGTGTCTTATTATTCACTTTTTCCTCCACATTTTTGTACATGAAGTTTCTACTTTAACCACAGTCTTGTCTTTTGCTACAGCTAATATGCTGCAATATAGTGGAAATGAAACCAATGGTTGTGGttcatatattattttgttatagaataaataatatacagCGAATTTAAACAGATATCAAATTAGTATTTTGTAAATCCAAATTATTTGTCTGAAAAAGATAGGCAATATGGACAATATATATCAAATTGCAGCCCTACATATGCGTTCAAAATATTGTCTTATTTCTTGCATCAAAACaattaaactataataaaactatattttttatatattactcTAAAAACATgttcttatttttatgttttctgCACAAAAAATAAGACTGTCATGCATTTTTACATGTTCAGAGAAGACTAAAATGTCATGAAGTGTAATAATTTATAGACATATACCAAAAATACCTGTATTTGAGCGATACAGTGCAGCCTCAGAATActattaattgtaattttaaatctttatactttgccACCCTTTTTCAAATCATTTGTTTGGGCCaggtttttaataatttacaatattgTAGCGGTTAGTTTAATCACTAGATTGGCTATTTTAATAAGGATCTGAAACGTAAGTTTTTGATTTGATCAAAAAGATAGCTTGCCCCAAGTGAGGATGTTGCATTTTTGCCTGTATTTTCACATTtaacaaaagatatgtgaattgAACCATTAAAGTAAACACTTTTTGTGAATTTGATTTTCTAAGAACGTCAGACCATAGCAAATGAAAGAAACTTGTGCATTTACTGATGTTCGCAATTTATATAACCAAGAGGCCTATAGTAGTTTTGAGTCTTACAGGTCCCTAATAAATTTTATTCTAAACACTTCCCTAAAAACTTTCTGTTGTTTTTCAGTGTAGAGTAAAATTGTTCTGATGAGTTATCATTAGCACTGATTTATTTTGTAGATTTTTGTCATTTGATTGGATGAAAAATTTCTGagtaaagtagttttttttttactcaaaatctTAACTATCCTTATTTATATGGAGCCAGGTCAGtctcaaaaatattacatttccaaaaacaaaactcatacatgcacagcacagtttacatttacaaaattccATACATAAATTGAAAACACAATGTGTGAATTcactagtaaaaataataaatttttgcccggattaattggatttgtggatgtatgaattgtattttgaatttacaaattttgaattgtttaaatgtgaattgtgtatgattttttttattttgtaagtgtattatttttgagactgatctagttccatatatttcatatttgacaaattgtgttttgaatttataaataaaatttgcaaattttttgaattgtgttttgaaatatGAACAGTTCtgaatttacaaactggatttgcatatttatgaattgtgttttgtatgTAACTGtgtcttgaatttacaaattgtgctttgtatatttataaattgttttgaaatactaattggatttgtgcatttatgaattgtgttttgaatttccgaattCAGTTGTTTAAAAGTGAATTgtgtaggattttttattttgtaattgttttagttttttagacTAATCTAGCTCCATATATTTCATATGTGACAAATATGTCACAATAGATCATTTGCATAGACGCCACATTTAATTTATCACGATTCAAAACGAGGCTATGAGGTAAAAGTGTAGTACACATATCTACTATTAGAACATTATCTGAAGACTACACAATTAATATTGCTTCAGCTGAACATGTTAAACAAGCGAGCTCCCTCATCCTCGTTTTAAAAATCTATTAAggattttgtttaataaatatttttgattctaTATGTGCCTAGCTAAATCATATTTTCAATTTGTACTAATGTTGTGAGTTTACCACAAACTGAACAAAGTAGGTTATGCCATCATTACGCGACAAGTAAACAATGGGTTAACATCACCTGGACAAACTTAATCTGAGGCAGTGTATTACAAATTTCATGAGCATATCATCAAAATCTTGCCAAATATGAGAATAAGGGATCGTGTTAATCCACTCAGGGTGTCCGCA
This genomic window contains:
- the cbln2a gene encoding cerebellin-2a precursor translates to MLRAREPGSLAVLASTLLMGCGVAFSLGQNETEPVVLEGKCLVVCDSNPSAEGGVTSSFGISVRAAGAKVAFSAVRGTNHEPSEMSNKSMTIYFDQVLVNIGNHFDLKASVFQAPRRGIYSFSFHVVKVYNRQTIQVNLMHNEYPIISAFAGDQDVTREAASNSVLLHLEREDRLYLKLERGNLMGGWKYSTFSGFLVFPL